Genomic window (Natronospira proteinivora):
CCAGCGACGGTGACCATCAGGTCAAAATTCTTTTCCATCTCCAGCTTTTCCAGCGGCTGACGGACGATCATCTGAGCCGTCTTGCGCCCAAAATACTCATCCAGCGGTTTACCGTTAATCACGATATTGCCGCTACCCGGACGCAGGAAAACGCGGGCGGTGGAGGTCTTGCGTCGGCCGGTGCCGTAATACTGTTCCTGTGCCATGATTTCTCGCTACCGATTTGATCGGGAATTTCAGACTTCCAGCGGCTGGGGCTGCTGGGCGGCGTGATCATGATCGGAGCCGGCATAGACCTTGAGCTTCCGATACATCTGGCGACCCAGGGGGCCCTTGGGCAACATACCCTTGACCGCCAGCTCGATCACACGCTCCGGATGAAGATCAATCATCTCGGAGAAAGAACGGCTCTTCATGTGGCCAATATAGCCGGTGTGCCAGAAGTATTGCTTGTCTTCGGCCTTGCGACCGCTGACACGCACCTTCTCGGCGTTGACCACTACGATGTAATCACCGGTGTCCACATGAGGTGTGTATTCCGGCTTGTGCTTGCCGCGGAGACGGCGGGCGATCTCGGTGCAGAGACGGCCGAGGGTTTTGCCTTCGGCGTCAACCACGAACCAGTCACGCTTCACGGTCTCCGGCTTGGCGGAAAAGGTCTTCATCTGAGTCCGCTCCAAAACCTTGAAAATTACGGGATTCATTGTACGGAGCCTGTAGGGCACCGTACGGCTTAACGGCGGCAGGCCATTCAGCTCCCGCTAAAAGGCGGCAATTGTACAGGGGAAAACCCCATGCCGCAAGCGCGGCCAGGGGAGCGATTCAGATCCGCAGATCCTCCACGATATGGCCGCCGATCAGGTGCTCATCCACGATGCGGTCCACATCGTCCTGGGAGAGATAGGTATACCAGACACCCTCCGGGTAGACCACCAGCACCGGCCCCTCGGAGCAGCGATCCAGACAACCGGCGGCATTGGCCCGGACGCCACCGGGCCCGTTAACGGCGGCCTCTCGGAGCCGTTTCTGGGCATATTTTCTCAGTTCCATGGCGCCATGGTCCTGGCAACAGGCCCGACCATCCTGGCGCTGATTGGTGCAAAAGAAGGCGTGTCGCTGAAACATACCGCTCATGGAATCCGGCCCTTTAGAACTTGTAATTGAGACCGACGCTGGTGATGGTATCGGTGCGAGTGGCTAGATCCAGGGCCGGATCATCCACATAACGGACGGTATAGGACAGATTCAGCGCCAACTCACCCACCAAAGCGGCCGAGAAGGAGGTAATGGATTCACCAAAGGTTCGATCACCATCACCGAGACCCGACTCAATACGAATATCTTGACTCAGACTGGCTTTGCTATTGATATCCCAACTAAAATCCGACGCCAATCGGATAATGCGATCACTGTCATTGGGGGTGCCATCACGAAACCTCACCTGACGGGCACCCAGACCTACTTCCGCGTCCAGGCGCGTATTCTCTGTAGCCACTAAACGACGACCGTAACCAAGGGCCTCGGTGGTCTGACGATCGATGTTCCGGATTCGATCCTTTTCACCGTTGACGGCACCGAAGAAGTAATCCCGTTCGGAAACGTCGTACTCGCTTTTGGTGGCGAGGTAATAGCGTTCTTCCGCAGTTTCCTCATCGGCGGTGGCCGATACGGCGCGTGCCTCGAAAGAATGGCCCCAGGCCCCTTTCTCTGCTCCCAATATCAATCGGGAATTCAAATCGGTCCGATCCGTGTTGCCACTCCGCGCCTGATACCCCACCTCGATGCGTCCCCCATAGCCCCACTCCATGAACTGCTCTTCCATATCCACATCGGAACGGTCCGGGGCATCATCGACGACACTGCCGAAAATACTGTGGTCGTCCGAGGAAAAGCTGTCGGCCAACAGGGGGGAGGAACAGGCAAGGAGAATGCAGGCTGAAAGGTAGCGCAACGGGCACTCCAGATGATGATTGGACAAATTATCCCGGCCTCCCGGACGAGAGAGACAGGGCCTTGTTTTTACGCGTATTATAGCGGCATGACCATGGTAAAACCCAACCCGGATGGAAATACACCCAGTCACCGGCCACCAGAAGCGGATAAACGGTGGGAATTCCCGCTGGCCGACGCCGATCAATGCGTCAAATGCGCACTTTGCCTGCCCCACTGCCCCACTTATCGGGAAACCCGCGATGAAAACGAGTCTCCCCGGGGCCGTATTGCCCTGATGCAGGGCCTGGCGCGTGATGAACTGACCGCCAGCGACCGCTTGGCGACCCACCTGGACCGCTGTCTCGGTTGTCGTAATTGTGAGCCTGTTTGTCCGGCCAATGTTCCCTACGGACGCCTGATCGATTCCGGCCGACGGCTTCTGGCCGAGAAGGGACGCCGGATCCGCCCCACGGAACGAATGGCCAATGTGGTACTGACCCGCCCTAGTCTGCTCTGGATGGTCAGCCGCCTGGGCTGGATTTATCAAGCTTCGGGCATGAAATGGCTGGCGGAGCGGTCGATCTTGCACTTCTTTCCAAAACTGAACCGCCTGAGTCGCCTGCTGCCGCCGACCCGCTGGCGGAGACAAGGGGTTCCCAAGACGGCCGGCCGCCAGGACAGAGGGTCGGTACAACTCTTTCTCGGCTGCGTGGCCGATGAACTGGATCCCGGTGTCAGCCGCTCCGCCAAACAGCTACTGGAGGCTGCAGGCTACGCCGTCTCAATTCCCTCGGCCCAGGGCTGCTGTGGTGCCCCCGCCCAGCATGGCGGACAAGCCAGCCAGTCCCGCCGGCTGGCCCAGCGGAACCTGGCTGCCTTCAATGACAAACTGCCGGTGATTGCCACGGCCTCGGGCTGTACCGCCACCTTGCAGGAGTACGCCGAAATTGAGGGCAGTGAAGATCATCACCGCTTTCAACAACAGGTCTGGGATATCTGTCAGTTTCTGGATGGTCGAGTGGATGGCCTCTCGTTTGAGGCACTGCCCTCACGTGCCGTACTGTATCTGCCCTGTAGCCAGAGAAATGTGGTTGGCGGCAGTTCGGCCATAATCCATTTACTGAAACGAATCCCTGAGCTGGACATCATCACGCCTGAGACCAAGGGAGAATGCTGCGGTGCGGCCGGCAGCTATCTGGTCCGCCAGCCCGAACTCTCCGATCAACTGGGCCGGCGTGCAGCCGAGGGGATAGAGGCGCAGAAACCGGATCTCCTGCTGACCACCAATATCGGCTGCAAACTCCAATTGCGCGCCCAACTGAAGGTACGGGGCCTGGATTGTGAAATCCTTCATCCCGTGGAACTCCTTGCCCGACAGCTTGCGATATAATCAAGCCATGACACAACGACAGCTCACCCCTCTCGACCAATGGATCAGCGGCATGGACCGGGGCCTGCGGACCCTGTTCTCCGGACAAACTCGCAGCGCCCGCCCCAGTCCTGCCGACGATCACCCGGACAACGACCTCAGCGATGAGGAACAACGCCATGTGGCCGGTCTCATGCGGGTCAATCATGCCGGTGAGGTGGCCGCCCAGGCCCTTTACCAGTCACAGGCACTGACGGCCCGCAACCCGGCGGTGACAGAACGCATGCAGGAAGCGGCCGACGAGGAAATCGATCATCTGGCCTGGTGCGCAGCTCGACTGGAAGAGCTGGGGGATGGCCCCAGCCATCTCACCCCTTTCTGGTATGCCGGGGCCTTCACCATCGGCACCGTGGCCGGCACCTTTGGTGATCGCTGGAATCTGGGTTTCGTGGCTGAAACCGAGGCACAGGTCTGCCATCACCTGGAAGACCATCTGGGCCGGCTGCCAGCCCATGACCAGCGCAGCCGCGCGGTACTGACCCAGATGCAGCAGGAAGAAGAGGAACATCGTCAAAACGCCCTGGAGGAAGGCGGCAGCGAGCTGCCCGCGCCGGTCAAGGGCATGATGTGGGCCGTATCCCGAGTGATGACCACCCTGGCCTACCGAATCTGAAGCACGGACGCGGGTAAAACCTACTTCATGCTCCGCCCGTAGAAGATCTCCTGCATTTCCCGATCCACCCGTTCCTCGATACGCCCGGCCTCGTTGGGACTGAGTTCGCGCTTGCCCATGCCAAACAGATAATCATTGAGCTCGAAATCCTTGAGCATCATCTTGGTGTGGAACATGTTCTCCTGATACACATTCACGTCCACCATCTGGTAGCGGTCCTGTGTATCGTTCGACAGGAAATTCTGGATGGAGGTGATGTCATGATCAATGAAGTGCTTTTCACCATCCACATCCCGGGTAAAGCCCCGCACCCGATAATCACACATAACGATGTCTGATTCGAAGGAATGTATAAGGTAGTTAAGCGCCTTTAGTGGACTGATACGACCGCATGTGGAGACATCGATGTCCGCCCTGAAGGTACTGATCCCTTCATGGGGATGGCTTTCGGGATAGGTATGGACGGTAATATGGCTCTTGTCCAGATGCCCCACCACGGCCTCCGGCAATGGCCCCGGCTCTTCCCGGGAAAGTGCTTCAGCCTCGGCTTCGGTCACTGGTTCCTCTGAGATGAGAATGGTCACCGAGGCCCCCTCGGGCTCATAATCCTGGCGGGCAATGTTCAGGATATTGGCGCCGATGATGTCAGAGACATCCGTGAGAATCTGGGTCAGGCGTTCGGCGTTATAGGCTTCGTCGATATAAGCAATATACTCCTGACGGTGCTTTTCCGTCCGGGCATAACAGATATCGTAGATATTGAAGCTCAAGGTCTTGGTGAGATTATTAAAGCCGTGCAGCCGCAGCTTTTCCATTCCGGCCTCCTTCTGGGGCAGGGAGCGCATCAAGGACCGTATTATCCTGATTGCATACCCTCGGCGAAAGGGTGTGCGCTTGTCATCGCCAGCTTTTTTCGGTCATAGTTACCATTCTTGTGCCGGTTTCCCTGATAGCCCACAAGCTGGCGATTCACCCTGGAGTAGAACCGCATGAGCAGAGACAACGCGCCTTTGCTGGAACCGGAGGATATGGACTGGTTTTTGTCCCATTGCCATGTCCGGCGCCTCCCTGCGCGCAAGCTGATCATTCATGCAGGTGCCTCCCCGGATTCCCTCTATCTGATCGTGGAGGGGTCGGTCACCGTACTCATTGAAGATGAGGATGGTAATGAGGCCGTGATCGCCTATCTTCATGAAAAGGAATTTTTAGGCGAGATGGGGCTGTTTGACGCGGAAGCAACACGCAGTGCCTTTGTCCGAACCCGAACCGAGTGCCAGATTGCGGAAATCAGTTATGCCCGCTTCCAGCGCCTGTGTGAGGAAAAACCGGATATCCTGTTCGCGGTGGGACGACAACTGGCACGCCGCCTGCAAAAGACCACGCGCCGCCTGGGTGATCTGGTATTTCTGGATGTCACTGGCCGGGTAGCAGCGGCATTGCTGGAGATGAGCCGCGAACCGGATGCCCTGACCCACCCGGACGGCATTCAGATCCAGCTAAGCCGTCAGGAATTGGGGCGACTGGTGGGCTGCTCCCGTGAAATGGCAGGGCGCGTACTCAAGTCCCTGGAAGAACAGGGCCTGATCCAGGCCCACGGCAAAAAGATCGTTGTGTTGGGCGCCGGCCCTGACCGGGAAGCGGAAGGGCTGGCTTCGGAATGTGGTCGCCCCTGACAATCAGCCAAGCGTTGAATCTGGCCTGCGAATCAGTTCCGCCAGCGCCCGCCCTGGGAATTCAGCTCGCATGAAGGCCTCTCCCACCAGGTAGGCCAATACACCGGCTTCCCTGAGCCGGGCCACATCCGAAGTGGCATGGATGCCTGATTCGCTCACCACTAGACGCCCCTCGGGAATTAGTGGTAATAGATCAAGGGTGGTCTCCAGGTGGGTCTCGAAGTGCCGCAGGTCGCGGTTATTGATCCCCAGCAGGGTCGTATCCAGGGCCAGAGCGCGATCCAGTTCTTCCCCATTATGCACTTCCACCAGCACGTCCAGGCCGTAATCCTGCGCTGCCCTGCTCAGCTCGGCCATTTGCCCATCATCCAAAATCGCGGCTATCAATAGAATGCAATCGGCCCCCATGGCCCGGCTCTCCACGATCTGCCAGGGATCAATCATGAAATCCTTGCGCAGTACCGGAAGGTCACAAGCCTGCCGGGCTTGTCTCAGGTATTTGGGATCACCCTGGAAAAAATCCTTATCCGTGAGCACGGACAGGGAGGTCGCACCATGCTCAGCATAATCACGGGCAATCGCGGCCGGCTCAAAAACCTCCCGTAATACCCCCTTGCTGGGTGAGGCCTTCTTGATTTCGGCAATCACGGCCGCCTCACCAGCGGCCACCCGTGCCTGCATGGCCCTTGCAAACCCTCTCGGGGGTGTTTGCTCCGCTGCCATGGCTTCAAGCGCCGGGATCGTGAACTGCTGCTTGCTCTCGGCAATCTCTTCCCGCTTTCGGGCCACGATGCGCTGCAAGATATCCGAGCGACTCATGAACGGCTCCTTGCTTGCAAGGCCGTCAGTACTTGATGGGCACAACCGTCCGCCAGAAGCTGTCGGGCCCGTGCCACCCCGTCCGCCAGACTCTGAGCCTGACCACAGACGTAGATACCGGCGCCGGCGTTAAGAGCGACCATATCCGCCGCCGCGCCCGCCTCCCCGTTCAAGACGCCGGCAATCAATCGGGCGCTCTCCTCCGGCCCGGAGACCGCCAGAGCATCCACCGGCGCCCGCGCCATGCCGAAATCTTCCGGGCTGACCCGTTGTTGACGAACCTCTCCCTCTTTCAGCTCAGCCAGCATGGTGGGGGCGCCAATACTGATCTCATCCAGGCCATCGTCGGAATGAAACACCAGGACATGGCGACTGCCCAGATCCTTGAAAACATGGGCGATGGGCTCCACCCACTCCGGGGCATACACCCCCATGATCTGATTGGGCGCAGCCGCCGGATTGGTCAGGGGCCCCAGCAGATTGAACAGAGTTCGTGTGCCCAATTCCTTGCGGGGCCCGGCGGCATGACGGGTAGCAGCGTGATGGGCTGGTGCAAAGAGAAAGCCGATGCGGATGGCATCAATACAGGCACCGCTTTCTTCCGGACTCATGTCGATGCGCACCCCCAGGCTTTCCAGTACATCCGCACTGCCGGAGCTGCTGGACAGGGAGCGATTGCCATGTTTCGCCACCCGGCCCCCGGCTGCGGCAATCACGAAACAGGCGGCAGTGGAAACGTTAAACAAACCACGCCCGTCACCCCCGGTACCGGCGGTATCCACCAGGCCTGCGGTGTCCACGTCGACCTTGCTGGCGAACTCCCTCATGACCCGGGCGGCACCGGCAATCTCCGGTACCGTCTCGCCCTTGGCCCGCAGGGCCGTGAGAAAGCCACCGATCTGTGCCGGGGTAGCCTCGCCCTGCATGATCTGGCGCATAACCGCACCCATCTCCTCGCTGGAGAGATCTTCTCCATCAATCACCGCAGCGATCGCCAGCTTGATATCCATGCCATGCCTCGTCGTTTTTATTTATAAGCTTCAAGGAAATTCCGCAGCATCTGGTGCCCGTGCTGAGTCAGGATGGACTCGGGATGGAACTGCACCCCTTCCACCGCCAGCTCCCGATGACGGAAACCCATGATTTCATCCCGTTCACCGTCTTCGGTCTGGGTCCAGGCCGTCACTTCCAGGCAGTCCGGCAAATCCTCGCCGGCCACAATCAAGGAGTGATATCGGGTCGCTTCAAAAGGGTTGTCCAGATCACGGAATACGCCCTTGTCGGTGTGATGCATCATGGAGGTCTTGCCGTGCATCACATCCCGGGCATGGACCACCCGGCCGCCAAAGACCTGGCCGATGGCCTGATGGCCGAGACACACCCCCAGCACCGGAATCCGGCCTGCAACCCGCTCAATCAGTGCCATGGAAATCCCGGCCTCATTGGGCGTGCAAGGGCCGGGGGAAATCACGATATGGTCCGGCGCCAGGGCCACGGCTTCTTCCACCGTGATTTCATCATTGCGATACACCACCACCTCCACACCCAGCTCCAACAGGTACTGAACCAGGTTGTAGGTGAAGGAATCATAGTTATCGATCATCAAGACCATCAGTTAATCCTTCGGATTAATTGAGTGAACAGTGAACAGTAAGGCTGTACCCACTGCTCTGCCCCGCTACTTTGAAAGGACAGCGCCAACCCAATTCAGCTTTTAGCACTTGGTTCTCAGTAAACTGCATGCAGTCAAACGATGCGCCGCCAGCTGTTCACTGGGAACTGCTCACTGTTCACTTCCTAAAACAAATCACCGCGATGCAGGCCCTTGCGGGCCAGTTCAGCGGCGCGAATCAGCGCCTTGCCCTTGTTCAGGGTTTCTTCCCATTCCTTCTCCGGCACCGAATCATGAACAATGCCGGCCCCGGCCTGCACATCCAGCCGACCGTCCTTCAACAGGGCCGTGCGAATGGCGATGGCGGTATCCATATCCCCCTGCCAACCCAGATAGCCGATGGCCCCGGAGTAGATGCCCCGCCGTACTGGTTCCAGCTCATCAATGATCTCCATGGCCCGCACCTTGGGCGCACCACTCACCGTGCCCGCCGGGAAACAAGCCTTTAAGGCATCCATGGCCCCCAGACCGGATTGCAGCTTGCCGGTAACCGAGGAAACGATATGCATCACATGGGAATAGCGCTCCACAATCATCCGGTCGGTGAGCCGCACACTGCCCGCCTGGCTGATCCGGCCCAGATCATTGCGCCCCAGGTCAATCAGCATCAGATGCTCGGCCAACTCCTTGGGATCGGCCAGCAAGGCCTCTTCCAGAGCCGCGTCCTCGGCCAGGGTCTTGCCCCGGGGCCGGGTTCCGGCGATGGGTCGCACGGTAAGGTATTCATCTTCCAGCCGGACCAGGATTTCCGGGGAAGAGCCGGCGATCTCGGCATCCCCCAGATCCATGTAATACATGTAGGGAGAGGGATTGAAACAGCGCAGGGCGCGATAAATATCCAGGGCATCCCCTTCCCAGGGCAGGGACAGGCGCTGGGACAGCACCACCTGCATGGCATCGCCGGCCCGGACATAGTCCCGCACGGTTTCCACGGCCTTGAGGAAATCGGCTTTCGGGAAACGGGGTTCGGGGGCCGGGAGTGGGCGTCCATTGGGTACGGGCCGGCGGGGGCTAGGCTGATACAGTTGCTCGCCCAATTCGTCCAGGCGCTGCTGGGCCCGGGACCAGGCATCCACGCTGTCCGGATCCACATTGACGATCAGAAACAGGCGTCCGCGCAGGTTATCGAAGACCAGCACCTCCTCCGACAACCATAGCTGAATATCCGGCGAACCACTCTCGTCGGGCTGTGTTCGATCCGCCAGCCTGGGCTCGATATAGCGGATGGTGTCATAGCCGAAGTAGCCCACCAGGCCGCCTGTGAAACGGGGCAATTGGGACAGGCGCGGGGCGGAGAACCCCGCCTGCCACTGGGCAATATCGTCCAGGGGATCGGCACTGGCTTCATCACTGAGCAACTGCTGGTCCCGGTAATGGCGCAAGCGACCCTGGTCCACCTCCAGCCGTTCACGGGCAGGCAAACCGATAATGGAATAACGCCCCCAGCGCTCACCCCCCTGAACGGATTCAAACAGATAGGTTCCCGGCCCCTTGCCATGGGCCAGCTTGAGATAGGTACTGAGCGGGGTTTCCAGGTCGGCGAGGATCTCCCGGTAGACCGGGATGCGGTTATGACCCTGGCGGGCGAGTACCTGAAATTGTGACTGATCCATGGTGTTCGGTCCTGACAGCATTCATCGACAAAAGGCCTGCTTCGGGCAGGGCACTGCGGCTGGCGTGCATGGCGCTTGGCCACCACCAGCCGTCCGCAGCCAGCCACCAATGATGGCAGCGGCAGGAGGACCCAACAGGCTGTTCAATGCGATGAATCAAAAATCCGACTCCATGGTCGTCTCGTCCAAGGTCAGCTCGGAAAGATCATTCAGGAAGGCATCCGGCTGCACATCCGAACCGACGAAGCCCTGATTATAACCATACTTCACGACCAAAACGGAACACCCCGCCGCCCGGGCCGCGCCCACATCCGCTTCCGAATCCCCCAACAACACGCTATTGGCAGCGGGAACGCCGGCCTGCTCCATCACCGCCCAGAGCGGTTCAGGGGCCGGTTTGCGCTGGGCCAGACTGTCGCCACCCAGCACCCAGGAGAAGAATCCATCCAGTGACAGGCCCTGGAGCACCCCATGGGTCAGGGCCTCGGGCTTGTTGCTGACACAGGCCATGGGGATTCGGTGCTCAGCCAGGGACTCAAGCAGGGGCAATACCCCCGGATACAGCCGGCTGTCCTGGACCAGGCGTGAACCATAAGCCGCCAGAAACAGCTCATGGGCATCATCCAGTTCCGCCTTTTCGGGCGGCCTGTCAAAGCCGGCCTGCAACAGGCGCTCAATAAGCTTGCGCGAGCCATTGCCCACCCACTGGCGAACCTGACTCTCCCCGGGTGGGGAGAGATCGGCCGCAATGGCGGTGGCATCCACCGCCGCGGCAATATCCGGCACGCTATCCACCAGCGTGCCGTCCAGATCAAAGATCACCAGGTCCGCCGGGTAGCTGTGCCCGGCGGCATCGAGACACCAGCGGCTCACGAGCGGGCCTGCTCGATTTCCTCCCGCATACCGGCAATCACCTGGCCATAGTCATCGGCGCCGAAGATGGCCGAGCCCGCCACGAAGGTATCCGCGCCGGCGGCGGCCACCGAGCCGATATTATCGGCCTTGATGCCACCATCCACCTCCAGGCGGATATCCCGGCCGCTGGCATCGATCCGCTTGCGCGCCTCGCGCAGCTTATCCAGGGTGGCAGGAATGAACTTCTGACCACCAAAGCCCGGGTTCACCGACATCAGCAGCACCAGGTCCACCTCATTGATCAACCAGTCCAGATGATTCAGAGCGGTGCCGGGATTGAACACCAGTCCCGGCTTGCAACCGGCATCCCGAATGGATTGAATGGTCCGATGGGGATGCTCGCTGGCTTCCGGATGGAAGCTGATGGTGGTCGCGCCCGCCTGGGCGAAATCGGGAATGATCCGATCCACCGGCTGAATCATTAGATGAACATCAATGGGCGCGGTCACACCATGCTTGCGCAGGGCCTCACAGACCATGGGTCCGATGGTGAGGTTGGGCACATAGTGATTGTCCATCACATCGAAATGCACCCAGTCGGCACCGGCGGCGAGCACATTGTCCACTTCCTCGCCCAAACGGGCGAAATCGGCGGAAAGGATCGAAGGCGCTATTACAGGTTTGGCCATGGGTTGACTCCGATTAAGTTTGCAGGGTCATTCAGGTTATTGGGCGGTGGCGGGTAGCGCCAGCTACAAGCTACAAGCCACAAGCTGCAAGCTGGCCGTGCCCGAGTCATACGAATTCATCCTTGTCGAGCCTCGAGCGACACCGTGAACCGCTACAGGCACCGCGCCCGAAGCAAATACCCGCCTGCTTGTAGCTTGCAGCTTGAGGCTTGTAGCGCGCTAAGGATGCAATGCATCCTTAGCGCATGCCGCGTGCTTCGCGGATGCGGTCGTAGGCGGCACGAATCTCCACGGTCTTTTCCTCGGCCAGCTTGAGCATCTCATCAGACAGGCCGCGAGCCGCCAGCTTGTCGGGATGGTGCTGACTCATCAGGCGTCGATAGGCCTTTTTTACTGCTTCATCATTACTTGTTTTGCTGATGCCCAATACCGCATAAGCTGCCGCCACATCATTCACCGGCGGCGGACGACGGGGCTGCCAGTTGCTGCTGGAGCGGCTTTGCTGGGCGGAAATGATGGCGATGACCTGATTGAGCTCGGGCCGTTTGAAACCCAGGTGATAGCAGGCCTTCTCCAGCACCCGCTGCTCGGCAGCCCGCACATGCCCATCGGCCAGGGCAATCTGGGCCAACAACTCCACGAATATGCGGGCACGATCAGTCCGACGACCGCAGATGGTTCGGGCACGGCGCAGGGCCGCTTCCAGGGGGAAGCCCTTCTGCTTGCCCTCGTTAAAACATTGTTTGACTCGCTCGGCACCGGCTTCGTCCAGGCCCAGCTGCCCAATAGCCTGACGCGCGGCCCCGATCTCGGCTTCGGACACCCGGCCATCGATCTTGGCCAGATGCCCCATCACCTGAAAGACAGTATCCGGGAAGCGGGCAGGATCGCTGCCCTGGCGACGGAATCGGGTAATCCCCGCCTGGCGGCGATCAAAGGCATGCCCAACCAGCAGGCCCACCAGCACACCCCAGGGGCCGCCGGCTACCCAGCCCAGGCCGCTCCCCAGGAGCTTGCCCCACCAATTATTGATATTCGCCTGCGACTCGGCCATGGAGAATGTACGGCAATGGAAAAGGACTATTGTCCGTCACTCGTGGCAAGAAAGAAACCGGGACAACACGAGTGCGGCGCCCATGGGCCACGCAGCTATGGACTCTCCCTCCCCGTCCCGGTCACATCAATCTCTGCCACCTCGGACTCATCAAGCTCTGACAATTCCAGCTGCAGGGTGGAAAAATAGATTGAAAATCGCTCTCCCAGCGCGGTCTTGGCCCGTTTCAACAAAGCATCCAGCTGATCAAGGTTTAGTGACTCATCCACTCTAAGGTGGGCAGAAAAAATAGGTTTTCCGGATGTCAGCAGCCACAGATGCGGGTGATGCACATGACGAACACCATCCAATGCATTCAGGTATTCACAAATTTCAGAAACCGATGGCTCTTCAGGCGCATGTTCCATGAGCACGGACAGAGATTCCCGCAAAATGCTCCACGCCGCATACAAGACCATAAGCCCGAAAAGCATGCCCAGAATGGGATCGATCAACATAAAA
Coding sequences:
- a CDS encoding anthranilate synthase component II, with product MVLMIDNYDSFTYNLVQYLLELGVEVVVYRNDEITVEEAVALAPDHIVISPGPCTPNEAGISMALIERVAGRIPVLGVCLGHQAIGQVFGGRVVHARDVMHGKTSMMHHTDKGVFRDLDNPFEATRYHSLIVAGEDLPDCLEVTAWTQTEDGERDEIMGFRHRELAVEGVQFHPESILTQHGHQMLRNFLEAYK
- the trpE gene encoding anthranilate synthase component I, which translates into the protein MDQSQFQVLARQGHNRIPVYREILADLETPLSTYLKLAHGKGPGTYLFESVQGGERWGRYSIIGLPARERLEVDQGRLRHYRDQQLLSDEASADPLDDIAQWQAGFSAPRLSQLPRFTGGLVGYFGYDTIRYIEPRLADRTQPDESGSPDIQLWLSEEVLVFDNLRGRLFLIVNVDPDSVDAWSRAQQRLDELGEQLYQPSPRRPVPNGRPLPAPEPRFPKADFLKAVETVRDYVRAGDAMQVVLSQRLSLPWEGDALDIYRALRCFNPSPYMYYMDLGDAEIAGSSPEILVRLEDEYLTVRPIAGTRPRGKTLAEDAALEEALLADPKELAEHLMLIDLGRNDLGRISQAGSVRLTDRMIVERYSHVMHIVSSVTGKLQSGLGAMDALKACFPAGTVSGAPKVRAMEIIDELEPVRRGIYSGAIGYLGWQGDMDTAIAIRTALLKDGRLDVQAGAGIVHDSVPEKEWEETLNKGKALIRAAELARKGLHRGDLF
- the gph gene encoding phosphoglycolate phosphatase (PGP is an essential enzyme in the glycolate salvage pathway in higher organisms (photorespiration in plants). Phosphoglycolate results from the oxidase activity of RubisCO in the Calvin cycle when concentrations of carbon dioxide are low relative to oxygen. This enzyme is a member of the Haloacid Dehalogenase (HAD) superfamily of aspartate-nucleophile hydrolase enzymes (PF00702).) is translated as MSRWCLDAAGHSYPADLVIFDLDGTLVDSVPDIAAAVDATAIAADLSPPGESQVRQWVGNGSRKLIERLLQAGFDRPPEKAELDDAHELFLAAYGSRLVQDSRLYPGVLPLLESLAEHRIPMACVSNKPEALTHGVLQGLSLDGFFSWVLGGDSLAQRKPAPEPLWAVMEQAGVPAANSVLLGDSEADVGAARAAGCSVLVVKYGYNQGFVGSDVQPDAFLNDLSELTLDETTMESDF
- the rpe gene encoding ribulose-phosphate 3-epimerase, which encodes MAKPVIAPSILSADFARLGEEVDNVLAAGADWVHFDVMDNHYVPNLTIGPMVCEALRKHGVTAPIDVHLMIQPVDRIIPDFAQAGATTISFHPEASEHPHRTIQSIRDAGCKPGLVFNPGTALNHLDWLINEVDLVLLMSVNPGFGGQKFIPATLDKLREARKRIDASGRDIRLEVDGGIKADNIGSVAAAGADTFVAGSAIFGADDYGQVIAGMREEIEQARS
- the djlA gene encoding co-chaperone DjlA; translation: MAESQANINNWWGKLLGSGLGWVAGGPWGVLVGLLVGHAFDRRQAGITRFRRQGSDPARFPDTVFQVMGHLAKIDGRVSEAEIGAARQAIGQLGLDEAGAERVKQCFNEGKQKGFPLEAALRRARTICGRRTDRARIFVELLAQIALADGHVRAAEQRVLEKACYHLGFKRPELNQVIAIISAQQSRSSSNWQPRRPPPVNDVAAAYAVLGISKTSNDEAVKKAYRRLMSQHHPDKLAARGLSDEMLKLAEEKTVEIRAAYDRIREARGMR